One window of Cupriavidus oxalaticus genomic DNA carries:
- a CDS encoding VOC family protein, with translation MQVQPYLDFGGRFDEAVAFYGKVLGAQVTFAMRYKEAPPDQGMQIPEDWKDKVMHANIQFGETQLMASDGRPGERPAFSGFSLSVGAVGKEEGERIFNGLAEGGQVVVPYQKTFWAEGFGMLVDRFGMSWMVNCEH, from the coding sequence ATGCAGGTGCAACCCTATCTGGATTTTGGCGGCCGCTTCGACGAAGCCGTGGCGTTCTACGGCAAGGTGCTGGGCGCGCAGGTGACATTCGCGATGCGCTACAAGGAGGCGCCGCCGGACCAGGGCATGCAGATCCCGGAAGACTGGAAGGACAAGGTGATGCACGCCAATATCCAGTTCGGCGAGACCCAGCTGATGGCGTCCGATGGCCGCCCGGGCGAGCGGCCGGCCTTCAGCGGCTTCAGCCTGTCGGTCGGCGCGGTCGGCAAGGAAGAGGGTGAGCGCATTTTCAACGGACTGGCCGAAGGCGGGCAGGTGGTGGTGCCGTACCAGAAGACGTTCTGGGCCGAAGGCTTCGGCATGCTGGTGGATCGCTTCGGCATGTCGTGGATGGTCAATTGCGAGCACTAA
- a CDS encoding heavy metal sensor histidine kinase, whose product MMRLPSSLTTRLALAYGLATAAILVSVAAYLSSALSAQLQGRDESELVGEVLLVRHLLREVRSEAEIRADTHRFADIAMGHEGLILVVRSRQGEPLVTLNPRNESVPPLRVLPAGMQPEKDMLQTWYPRNGVPSRGIAALGQLGDSDKAVEIVVLRDAGYRVALIREYRYRLLWATLCGAAAAAGLGFVLARRGLQPLRRMATDAAAVTTSRLATRLDVGSAPAELRELAAALNDMLARLQDSFSRLSEFSADLAHDFRTPISNLIGQTQVTLAQSRGAAEYEALLESNLEEYERLARMIENMLFLARADHAQVALGVRTLDAREELDKMAEYFEAVAADRDVTLAVGGHALVQADQALLRRAVTNLLDNALRHAPEGTTVRLDATRVPAPGGAANTCIRVSNAGPAIPPDTLPHIFGRFYRADPSRRNSATSTGLGLAIVDTIMRLHGGSVTVRSADGETVFSLQFPAETSAAATQAPATVA is encoded by the coding sequence ATGATGCGGCTGCCGTCGTCCCTGACCACGCGGCTGGCGCTGGCGTACGGGCTGGCCACGGCCGCGATCCTGGTCAGCGTGGCAGCCTACCTGTCCAGCGCGCTGTCGGCGCAGCTGCAGGGCCGCGACGAGAGCGAACTGGTCGGCGAAGTGCTGCTGGTGCGCCACCTGCTGCGCGAAGTGCGCAGCGAGGCTGAGATCCGCGCCGATACGCACCGGTTCGCCGATATCGCCATGGGCCATGAGGGGCTGATCCTGGTGGTGCGCTCGCGCCAGGGCGAGCCGCTGGTCACGCTCAATCCGCGCAACGAGTCCGTGCCGCCGCTGCGCGTGCTGCCGGCCGGCATGCAGCCGGAGAAAGACATGCTGCAGACCTGGTATCCGCGCAACGGCGTGCCTTCGCGCGGCATTGCCGCGCTCGGCCAGCTCGGGGATTCCGACAAGGCCGTCGAGATCGTGGTGCTGCGCGATGCCGGCTACCGCGTGGCGCTGATCCGCGAATACCGCTACCGGTTGCTGTGGGCGACGCTGTGCGGCGCGGCCGCGGCGGCCGGGCTCGGTTTCGTGCTGGCGCGGCGCGGTCTGCAGCCGCTGCGGCGCATGGCAACCGACGCGGCCGCGGTGACCACCAGCCGGCTTGCCACGCGGCTCGATGTGGGCAGTGCGCCCGCCGAGCTGCGCGAACTGGCGGCCGCGCTCAACGACATGCTGGCGCGGCTGCAGGACAGCTTCTCGCGGCTGTCCGAGTTCTCGGCCGACCTGGCGCACGATTTCCGCACCCCGATCAGCAACCTGATCGGCCAGACCCAGGTAACGCTGGCGCAAAGCCGCGGCGCGGCGGAATACGAGGCGCTGCTCGAATCGAACCTGGAAGAATACGAACGGCTGGCGCGCATGATCGAGAACATGCTGTTCCTCGCGCGCGCCGACCATGCGCAGGTGGCGCTGGGCGTGCGCACGCTGGATGCGCGTGAAGAGCTCGACAAGATGGCCGAGTATTTCGAGGCGGTCGCGGCCGACCGCGACGTCACGCTGGCGGTTGGCGGACACGCGCTGGTGCAGGCCGACCAGGCGCTGCTGCGGCGCGCGGTCACCAACCTGCTCGACAACGCGCTGCGCCACGCGCCCGAGGGAACCACGGTGCGGCTGGATGCCACGCGCGTTCCCGCGCCGGGTGGGGCGGCCAACACCTGCATCCGCGTCAGCAACGCGGGACCGGCGATCCCGCCGGACACCCTGCCGCATATCTTCGGCCGCTTCTACCGCGCGGACCCGTCGCGCCGCAATTCGGCCACTTCGACCGGCCTCGGGCTGGCAATCGTCGACACCATCATGCGGCTGCACGGCGGCAGCGTGACCGTGCGCAGCGCCGACGGCGAAACGGTGTTCTCGCTGCAATTCCCGGCCGAAACCTCGGCCGCGGCGACGCAGGCTCCCGCCACGGTGGCCTGA
- a CDS encoding heavy metal response regulator transcription factor — MRILIVEDEPKAGDYLLKGLTESGFVVDLARDGVDGLAHAREHPYDLIVLDVMLPNLDGWQVLRELRRERDTPVLFLTARDELSDRLKGLELGADDYMVKPFAFAELVLRIRTILRRGPLRESEFIEVADLQIDAIRRRVVRAGQKIDLTSKEFALLYLLARRRGEVLSRSLIASQVWDVNFDSNTNVVDVSIRRLRAKVDDPFARKLIHTRRGMGYVLDDGEDSDGFGPGAA, encoded by the coding sequence ATGCGTATCCTGATTGTCGAGGACGAACCCAAGGCGGGCGACTACCTGCTCAAGGGCCTCACCGAATCCGGCTTCGTGGTGGACCTGGCGCGCGACGGTGTCGACGGCCTGGCCCACGCGCGCGAGCACCCCTACGACCTGATCGTGCTGGACGTGATGCTGCCCAACCTTGACGGCTGGCAGGTGCTGCGCGAGCTGCGCCGCGAGCGCGACACGCCCGTGCTGTTCCTGACCGCGCGTGACGAGCTGTCGGACCGCCTCAAGGGCCTGGAGCTTGGCGCCGACGACTACATGGTCAAGCCGTTCGCCTTCGCGGAGCTGGTGCTGCGCATCCGCACCATCCTGCGCCGCGGGCCGCTGCGCGAGAGCGAATTCATCGAAGTGGCCGACCTGCAGATCGATGCCATCCGCCGTCGCGTGGTGCGCGCCGGCCAGAAGATCGACCTGACCTCCAAGGAGTTTGCGCTGCTGTACCTGCTGGCGCGCCGCCGCGGCGAGGTGCTGTCGCGCTCGCTGATCGCGTCGCAGGTGTGGGACGTCAACTTCGACAGCAACACCAATGTGGTCGACGTATCGATCCGGCGCCTGCGCGCCAAGGTCGACGACCCGTTTGCGCGCAAGCTGATCCATACCCGGCGCGGCATGGGCTATGTGCTGGATGACGGCGAAGACAGCGATGGCTTCGGGCCCGGCGCGGCATGA
- a CDS encoding H-NS family nucleoid-associated regulatory protein, protein MSESDSAKLAAVAWIHEQMDRHALTLDDLVAAGCFDKVPARAVEPSRKAAPEAGADVASAKSNGAPRPLYRNALGQSWDGEGEYPDWLQRAVNAGQSIEFFRVE, encoded by the coding sequence ATGTCCGAGTCTGATTCAGCCAAACTCGCTGCGGTGGCGTGGATCCACGAGCAAATGGACCGTCATGCGCTGACGCTTGACGACCTGGTCGCCGCGGGATGCTTCGACAAGGTCCCGGCGCGCGCTGTGGAACCCTCACGCAAGGCCGCGCCCGAGGCCGGCGCCGATGTTGCCAGCGCCAAATCCAATGGCGCACCGCGTCCGCTCTACCGCAATGCCCTGGGGCAAAGCTGGGACGGCGAGGGCGAATACCCCGACTGGCTGCAGCGCGCGGTCAATGCGGGGCAATCGATCGAGTTCTTCCGCGTCGAATAA
- a CDS encoding hydroxyquinol 1,2-dioxygenase → MQALRQVFVATALVAAAVGTAQAAPRSVDPFSDGARSVTGTRSSFTDGAHTATGTRSSFTDGAHTATGTRSTFTDGAHNPNGPRDSFSDGA, encoded by the coding sequence ATGCAAGCACTCAGGCAAGTCTTTGTCGCCACCGCACTGGTTGCGGCCGCGGTCGGCACCGCGCAGGCAGCACCGCGCAGCGTCGATCCGTTCAGCGACGGCGCGCGCAGCGTCACCGGCACGCGCAGCTCGTTCACCGACGGCGCGCATACGGCCACCGGTACCCGCAGCAGCTTTACCGATGGCGCACACACCGCCACCGGCACCCGCAGCACCTTCACCGACGGCGCACACAACCCGAACGGTCCGCGCGACAGCTTCAGCGACGGCGCCTGA
- a CDS encoding 3-keto-5-aminohexanoate cleavage protein, with amino-acid sequence MTQANPSASTQAAAARAALADSPLIVTVAPNGAYKQAADHPAVPLTAAALAQEARACLDAGAAMMHMHVRDAQGRHSLDAQAYRDALAAVKQAVGDSLLVQVTSEAAGVYKAPAQMAMVRELRPEAVSVGLREVAVPEIPESELAAFFAWLARERVMTQVILYDAADVRRWHALRARGLVPAGAWSLLYVLGRYSAGQVSSPHDLLPFLQVAAESDDALPWAICAFGREENACVTAAAAFGGHVRVGFENNLLLRDGSRAPGNAALVAQAVQGGLTLGRPIADAADARRIYGAVR; translated from the coding sequence ATGACCCAAGCCAATCCGTCTGCCTCGACACAAGCCGCCGCGGCCCGCGCGGCGCTTGCCGATTCCCCGCTGATCGTCACGGTCGCGCCCAACGGCGCCTACAAGCAGGCTGCCGACCACCCCGCGGTGCCGCTGACCGCCGCGGCGCTGGCACAGGAAGCGCGCGCCTGCCTCGATGCCGGCGCCGCCATGATGCATATGCACGTGCGCGATGCGCAGGGCCGCCATTCGCTCGACGCGCAGGCCTACCGCGACGCGCTGGCCGCCGTGAAGCAGGCCGTCGGCGATTCGCTGCTGGTGCAGGTGACCAGCGAAGCCGCCGGCGTGTACAAGGCCCCCGCGCAGATGGCGATGGTGCGCGAGCTGCGGCCCGAAGCCGTGTCGGTGGGTTTGCGCGAGGTGGCCGTGCCGGAGATCCCGGAAAGCGAGCTGGCCGCGTTCTTCGCCTGGCTGGCGCGCGAACGCGTGATGACGCAGGTCATCCTGTACGACGCGGCCGACGTGCGCCGCTGGCATGCGCTGCGCGCGCGCGGACTGGTGCCGGCGGGTGCGTGGTCGCTGCTGTATGTGCTGGGGCGCTATTCGGCGGGGCAGGTCTCGTCGCCGCACGACCTGCTGCCGTTCCTGCAGGTGGCCGCGGAAAGCGACGATGCGCTGCCGTGGGCGATCTGCGCCTTTGGCCGCGAAGAGAATGCCTGCGTGACCGCGGCCGCCGCGTTCGGCGGCCATGTGCGGGTGGGCTTCGAGAACAACCTGCTGCTGCGCGACGGCAGCCGCGCGCCCGGCAACGCCGCGCTGGTGGCGCAGGCCGTGCAGGGCGGACTCACGCTGGGCCGGCCGATCGCCGACGCCGCGGATGCGCGCCGGATCTACGGCGCGGTGCGCTGA
- a CDS encoding 3-hydroxyacyl-CoA dehydrogenase family protein: MPNPTEAVTASPLGRPGAAHAVVVGGGTMGADVAVVLTRALCRTTVIEPDATRGAALPGRVRDNLAAIGRADGAACLSVAATLDQVEWATVDLVIECIPERLELKQQLFADLVRRARADTVLASNSSSFPISAIGGGLESRERMLGLHFFMPAHLVPLVEVVMGEDSDEGSADALIAFMRRCAMVPVKVRKDLPGFLANRLQHALSREAFNLIDRGIASPEDVDAAVRFGFGFRFLAAGPVLQRDHAGIDVHAAAGATMYPSFCNDDHPARCLAERAADGRHGMKRGEGFYVWSPAAIAAERARYDRLLRAGLDLIAPELPEIQP; the protein is encoded by the coding sequence ATGCCGAACCCGACCGAAGCGGTCACTGCCAGCCCACTGGGCCGTCCCGGCGCCGCCCATGCGGTGGTGGTGGGCGGCGGCACCATGGGCGCCGACGTCGCCGTGGTGCTGACTCGCGCCCTGTGCCGCACCACCGTGATCGAGCCTGACGCCACGCGCGGCGCCGCGCTGCCCGGGCGGGTGCGCGACAACCTGGCCGCCATCGGCCGCGCCGACGGCGCCGCATGCCTGTCCGTGGCCGCCACGCTGGACCAGGTGGAATGGGCCACCGTCGACCTGGTGATCGAATGCATCCCCGAGCGCCTGGAACTCAAGCAGCAATTGTTTGCCGACCTGGTCCGCCGCGCGCGGGCGGACACGGTGCTCGCCAGCAACAGCTCCAGCTTCCCGATCAGCGCGATCGGCGGCGGGCTGGAGTCGCGCGAGCGCATGCTGGGCCTGCATTTCTTCATGCCGGCGCACCTGGTGCCGCTGGTCGAAGTGGTGATGGGCGAAGACAGCGACGAAGGCAGCGCCGACGCGCTGATCGCGTTCATGCGCCGCTGCGCGATGGTGCCGGTGAAAGTGCGCAAGGACCTGCCCGGCTTCCTTGCGAACCGGCTGCAGCACGCGCTGTCGCGCGAGGCCTTCAACCTGATCGACCGCGGCATTGCCTCGCCCGAGGACGTGGATGCGGCGGTGCGCTTCGGCTTCGGCTTCCGCTTTCTGGCGGCTGGCCCGGTGCTGCAGCGCGACCATGCCGGCATCGACGTGCACGCCGCCGCCGGCGCCACCATGTACCCGAGCTTCTGCAACGACGACCATCCCGCGCGCTGCCTGGCCGAGCGCGCCGCCGACGGCCGCCACGGCATGAAGCGCGGCGAGGGCTTCTATGTCTGGAGCCCCGCAGCCATTGCCGCCGAGCGCGCGCGCTACGACCGCCTGCTGCGCGCCGGCCTCGACCTGATCGCTCCTGAATTGCCCGAGATCCAGCCATGA
- a CDS encoding LysR family transcriptional regulator gives MKINLSMRDIETTLVLGRTLNYRQAATQLHLSQSALSTQILRIEESLGVRLFDRTTRTVRLTAAGQVFMQQAALLQAAFRGAIDAVTGIASAERGQVAVAALPSLAARMLPRVLMAYHRARPEVALKVIDTLSGPAFDLVRAGEVDFALTAADPQQADLHYEPLLSDRFVLLIPSAHPLARSSGPLRWADTATAPHVSMTHPSSVRQYAEWAFLQNKIRFQPVFEAEHLATIAAMVECGFGVAALPEIAAGTVRQAGIVERLLTAPVTERSIGLVTSRNRSLSPAAAELAAAVRAQLAHPAAAGAGAMEASA, from the coding sequence ATGAAAATCAACCTGTCGATGCGGGACATCGAGACCACGCTGGTGCTCGGCCGCACGCTCAATTACCGCCAGGCCGCCACCCAGCTGCACCTGTCCCAGTCCGCCCTGTCCACGCAGATCCTGCGCATCGAGGAATCGCTCGGCGTGCGCCTGTTCGATCGCACCACCCGCACCGTGCGCCTGACCGCCGCGGGCCAGGTCTTTATGCAGCAGGCCGCGCTGCTGCAGGCCGCCTTCCGCGGCGCCATCGACGCCGTTACCGGCATTGCCAGCGCCGAGCGCGGCCAGGTGGCCGTGGCGGCGCTGCCGTCGCTGGCGGCGCGCATGCTGCCGCGCGTGCTGATGGCCTATCACCGGGCGCGCCCGGAAGTGGCGCTGAAGGTGATCGACACGCTGTCCGGCCCGGCCTTCGACCTGGTGCGCGCGGGCGAGGTGGACTTTGCGCTGACGGCGGCCGATCCGCAGCAGGCCGACCTGCATTACGAGCCGCTGCTGTCCGACCGCTTCGTGCTGCTGATCCCCTCGGCGCACCCGCTGGCGCGCAGCAGCGGCCCGTTGCGCTGGGCCGATACCGCCACCGCGCCGCACGTATCGATGACGCATCCCAGCAGCGTGCGCCAGTACGCCGAATGGGCCTTCCTGCAGAACAAGATCCGCTTCCAGCCGGTGTTCGAGGCCGAGCACCTGGCCACCATCGCGGCCATGGTCGAATGCGGCTTCGGCGTGGCGGCGCTGCCAGAGATTGCGGCCGGCACGGTGCGCCAGGCCGGCATCGTCGAGCGGTTACTGACCGCGCCAGTGACCGAGCGCTCGATCGGGCTGGTGACCTCGCGCAACCGCTCGCTGTCCCCCGCCGCCGCCGAACTTGCCGCGGCGGTGCGCGCGCAGCTGGCGCATCCCGCCGCTGCCGGCGCCGGCGCCATGGAGGCCAGCGCATGA
- a CDS encoding GntR family transcriptional regulator — translation MPDITPQSEAGAMQQAVDTLEEDIVFGRLHPRERLTEDDLMARFALKRHVVRQVLAGLEAIGVVERKRNVGAVVRAFSAREVLELYALREVLECHAAGQIDLPVPPARLAPLAAVQKQHDAAVAAGDARAVFRINQAFHRELFALTGNAVLQQAIGDYARRTHPIRFGTLAAAAYRERARQEHWAMIEALQQGNREALVELCRRHLLPSRDAYLAAAQARGAA, via the coding sequence ATGCCGGACATCACCCCACAGTCCGAAGCCGGCGCCATGCAGCAGGCCGTCGATACGCTGGAGGAGGACATCGTCTTCGGCCGCCTGCATCCGCGCGAGCGGCTGACCGAGGACGACCTGATGGCGCGCTTCGCCCTCAAGCGGCATGTGGTGCGGCAGGTGCTGGCGGGGCTGGAGGCGATCGGCGTGGTCGAGCGCAAGCGCAATGTCGGCGCGGTGGTGCGCGCGTTCTCCGCGCGCGAGGTGCTGGAACTGTACGCACTGCGCGAAGTGCTGGAATGCCATGCCGCCGGGCAGATCGACCTGCCGGTGCCGCCGGCGCGGCTGGCGCCGCTGGCCGCGGTGCAGAAGCAGCATGACGCCGCCGTGGCCGCTGGCGATGCGCGCGCGGTGTTCCGCATCAACCAGGCCTTTCACCGCGAGCTGTTCGCGCTGACCGGCAATGCCGTGCTGCAGCAGGCCATCGGCGACTATGCGCGCCGCACCCACCCGATCCGGTTCGGCACGCTGGCGGCCGCGGCCTATCGCGAGCGCGCTCGGCAGGAGCACTGGGCCATGATCGAGGCGCTGCAGCAGGGCAACCGCGAGGCGCTGGTGGAACTGTGCCGCCGCCACCTGCTGCCGTCGCGCGATGCCTATCTCGCCGCGGCGCAGGCCCGGGGCGCTGCCTGA
- a CDS encoding IlvD/Edd family dehydratase has protein sequence MSANDPSKPDATRPQGLAKGLTNYGDTGFSLFLRKAFIKGAGYTDDALSRPVIGIVNTGSSYNPCHGNAPQLIDAVRRGVMLAGGLPVDFPTISVHESFSAPTSMYLRNLMSMDTEEMIRAQPMDAVVLIGGCDKTVPAQLMGAASAGVPAIQLVTGSMLTGAHRGERVGACTDCRRYWGRYRAEEIDAAEIADVNNQLVASVGSCSVMGTASTMACVTEALGMMVAGGASAPAVTADRIRVAERTGTTAVAMAKARLTPDRILTGKAFENALRVLLAIGGSTNGIVHLTAIAGRLGIDIDLAGLDRMSRETPVLVDLKPSGQHYMEDFHKAGGMTMLLRELRPLLHLDTLTVSGRTLGEELDAAPPPFEQDVIRRAADPIYPAGGLAVLRGNLAPGGAIIKQSAADPVLMEHEGRAVVFENAEDMALRIDDEALDVKADDILVLKRIGPTGAPGMPEAGYMPIPRKLARAGVKDMVRISDGRMSGTAAGTIVLHVTPEAAIGGPLALVRSGDRIRLSVRERDLTLLVDDAELARRAAAQPVERPRAERGYRKLFLETVTQADQGVDFDFLRATQTVDTVPHQR, from the coding sequence ATGTCCGCCAACGACCCCAGCAAGCCCGACGCCACCCGACCGCAAGGCCTGGCCAAGGGCCTGACCAACTACGGCGACACCGGCTTCTCGCTGTTCCTGCGCAAGGCCTTTATCAAGGGCGCCGGCTATACCGACGACGCGCTGTCGCGGCCGGTGATCGGCATCGTCAACACCGGCAGCAGCTACAACCCCTGCCACGGCAACGCGCCGCAGCTGATCGACGCGGTCCGGCGCGGCGTGATGCTGGCCGGCGGCCTGCCGGTGGATTTCCCGACCATCTCGGTGCACGAGAGCTTTTCCGCGCCGACCAGCATGTACCTGCGCAACCTGATGTCGATGGACACCGAGGAAATGATCCGCGCGCAGCCCATGGACGCGGTAGTGCTGATCGGCGGCTGCGACAAGACCGTGCCGGCGCAGTTGATGGGCGCGGCCTCGGCCGGGGTGCCGGCGATCCAGCTGGTAACCGGTTCGATGCTCACCGGCGCGCATCGTGGCGAGCGCGTGGGCGCCTGCACTGACTGCCGCCGCTACTGGGGCCGCTATCGTGCCGAAGAGATCGATGCCGCCGAGATCGCCGACGTCAACAACCAGCTGGTGGCCAGCGTCGGCAGCTGTTCGGTGATGGGCACGGCCAGCACCATGGCGTGCGTGACCGAGGCGCTTGGCATGATGGTGGCCGGCGGTGCCTCGGCGCCCGCGGTGACGGCCGACCGCATCCGCGTGGCCGAGCGCACCGGCACCACGGCGGTGGCGATGGCCAAGGCGCGCCTGACGCCGGACCGCATCCTGACCGGCAAGGCTTTCGAGAACGCACTGCGCGTGCTGCTGGCGATCGGCGGCTCGACCAACGGCATCGTGCACCTGACCGCCATTGCCGGCCGCCTCGGCATCGATATCGACCTGGCGGGCCTGGACCGCATGAGCCGCGAGACGCCGGTGCTGGTCGACCTCAAGCCCTCCGGCCAGCACTACATGGAGGACTTCCACAAGGCCGGCGGCATGACCATGCTGCTGCGCGAGCTGCGTCCGCTGCTGCACCTGGACACGCTGACCGTGTCCGGCCGCACGCTTGGCGAAGAGCTTGACGCCGCGCCGCCGCCGTTCGAGCAGGACGTGATCCGCAGAGCGGCCGACCCGATCTACCCGGCCGGCGGCCTGGCCGTGCTGCGCGGCAACCTGGCGCCGGGCGGCGCCATCATCAAGCAGTCCGCGGCCGATCCGGTGCTGATGGAGCACGAGGGCCGCGCCGTGGTATTCGAGAACGCCGAGGACATGGCGCTGCGCATCGACGACGAAGCGCTCGACGTCAAGGCCGACGATATCCTGGTGCTCAAGCGCATCGGACCCACCGGCGCGCCCGGCATGCCCGAAGCGGGCTACATGCCGATCCCGCGCAAGCTGGCGCGCGCCGGGGTCAAGGACATGGTGCGCATCTCGGACGGCCGCATGAGCGGCACCGCGGCAGGCACCATCGTGCTGCACGTGACGCCCGAAGCGGCCATCGGCGGTCCGCTGGCGCTGGTGCGCAGCGGCGACCGCATCCGCCTGTCGGTGCGCGAGCGCGACCTGACGCTGCTGGTCGACGACGCCGAACTGGCCCGCCGCGCCGCGGCGCAGCCGGTGGAGCGCCCGCGCGCCGAGCGCGGCTACCGCAAGCTGTTCCTCGAGACCGTGACGCAGGCCGACCAGGGCGTCGACTTCGACTTCCTGCGCGCGACGCAGACCGTCGATACCGTGCCGCACCAGCGCTGA
- a CDS encoding Bug family tripartite tricarboxylate transporter substrate binding protein: MPGISPTAARATTAARRTPRRSILVASLAFAGMLLAPAWGMAADAYPAKPIRLVVPYPPGGATDVIGRTLAQRLSTTLGQQVVVDNRAGAAGNIGAELVAKSPADGYTLLLGALTSHAINAALYKSRVPYDLEKSFAPVSIVGTVPLVFVVNPSVSASSLPQLVSLAKSRPGAITFASAGNGSPQHLAGEMFKRMAGVEMLHVPYKGSGPAMTDLIGGQVLSMVETVPAAQAYVKTGKIRALAVASSERVSALPDVPTATEAGLKDFEVSSMFGIVAPAGTPAPVIDRLSGDLKKILAEPEVQATLLKQGAIATWTTPAQASARIKAEVGKWNTVIREAGVKPE, from the coding sequence ATGCCTGGCATTTCGCCCACGGCCGCCCGCGCCACCACAGCGGCGCGCCGCACCCCTCGCCGCTCCATCCTGGTCGCTTCTCTCGCATTTGCCGGCATGCTGCTCGCCCCGGCTTGGGGCATGGCCGCGGACGCCTATCCCGCCAAGCCGATCCGGCTGGTCGTGCCCTACCCGCCCGGCGGCGCCACCGACGTGATCGGCCGCACGCTGGCCCAGCGCCTGTCCACCACGCTCGGCCAGCAGGTGGTGGTCGACAACCGCGCCGGCGCCGCGGGCAATATCGGCGCCGAGCTGGTCGCCAAGTCGCCCGCCGACGGCTATACCCTGCTGCTGGGCGCGCTCACCAGCCACGCCATCAACGCCGCGCTGTACAAGAGCCGCGTGCCTTACGACCTGGAGAAGAGCTTCGCGCCGGTGTCGATCGTCGGCACCGTGCCGCTGGTGTTCGTGGTCAATCCGTCGGTCAGCGCCAGCAGCCTGCCGCAACTGGTCTCGCTGGCAAAATCCAGGCCCGGCGCCATCACCTTCGCCTCGGCCGGCAACGGTTCTCCGCAGCACCTGGCCGGCGAGATGTTCAAGCGCATGGCCGGCGTGGAGATGCTGCACGTGCCATACAAGGGCAGCGGCCCGGCCATGACCGACCTGATCGGCGGTCAGGTGCTGAGCATGGTCGAGACCGTTCCCGCGGCCCAGGCCTACGTCAAGACCGGCAAGATCCGCGCCCTGGCGGTGGCCTCGTCCGAGCGCGTCAGTGCGCTGCCCGACGTGCCGACCGCCACCGAAGCCGGACTGAAAGACTTCGAAGTCAGCTCGATGTTCGGCATCGTCGCTCCGGCGGGCACGCCGGCGCCGGTGATCGACCGGCTCAGCGGCGACCTGAAGAAGATCCTGGCAGAGCCGGAAGTCCAGGCCACGCTGCTCAAGCAAGGGGCGATTGCCACGTGGACGACGCCGGCGCAGGCGAGTGCGCGGATCAAGGCCGAGGTCGGCAAGTGGAATACGGTGATCCGGGAGGCGGGGGTGAAGCCGGAGTAG
- a CDS encoding NAD(P)-dependent oxidoreductase: MRVAFLGLGVMGFHMAGHLAAKGHEVTVYNRTAARAQAWVGKFGGKAAATPALAVRDAQVVCSCVGNDDDLRAVLTGPDGAFFGAPSGCIFVDHTTASANVARELYAAAGERGLHFVDGPVSGGEVGAEKGILTIMCGGDADVYARAEPVIAAYARAVTRIGEAGAGQLAKMVNQISIAGLIQGLSEAIAFGERAGLDMRLVLDVISKGAAGSWQLENRGPTMIDNKFDFGFAVDWMRKDLGLCLDESRRNGAALPVTALVDQFYADLQQMGCGRADTSSLIKRLRQHAKDA, from the coding sequence ATGCGTGTCGCATTTCTCGGCCTGGGCGTCATGGGTTTCCACATGGCCGGCCACCTCGCCGCCAAAGGGCACGAGGTCACGGTCTACAACCGCACCGCCGCCAGGGCGCAGGCCTGGGTCGGGAAGTTCGGCGGCAAGGCGGCAGCGACGCCGGCACTGGCGGTGCGCGACGCACAGGTGGTGTGCTCCTGCGTCGGCAATGACGACGACCTGCGCGCGGTGCTGACCGGCCCCGATGGCGCCTTCTTCGGCGCGCCGAGCGGCTGCATTTTCGTCGACCACACCACGGCCAGCGCCAATGTCGCGCGCGAGCTCTATGCCGCGGCCGGCGAGCGCGGCCTGCACTTTGTCGACGGCCCGGTCTCGGGCGGCGAAGTCGGCGCGGAAAAAGGCATCCTGACCATCATGTGCGGCGGCGATGCCGACGTCTACGCGCGCGCCGAGCCGGTCATCGCCGCCTATGCCCGCGCGGTGACCCGCATCGGCGAGGCCGGCGCCGGGCAACTGGCCAAGATGGTCAACCAGATCAGCATTGCCGGCCTGATCCAGGGCCTGTCGGAGGCCATCGCCTTCGGCGAGCGCGCCGGGCTGGACATGCGGCTGGTGCTGGATGTCATCAGCAAGGGCGCCGCCGGCTCCTGGCAGCTGGAAAACCGCGGCCCCACCATGATCGACAACAAGTTCGATTTCGGCTTCGCGGTGGACTGGATGCGCAAGGACCTGGGCCTGTGCCTGGACGAGTCGCGCCGCAACGGCGCCGCGCTGCCGGTGACGGCGCTGGTCGACCAGTTCTATGCCGACCTGCAGCAGATGGGATGCGGCCGCGCCGACACCTCGTCGCTGATCAAGCGCCTGCGCCAGCACGCGAAGGACGCCTGA
- a CDS encoding glycine zipper 2TM domain-containing protein: MWKLAGALLIGASMALAGCTAAGAVAGGVAGHELTDGSTAGTIGGAVVGGVIGHELGK, translated from the coding sequence ATGTGGAAACTCGCAGGCGCACTCCTGATAGGCGCAAGCATGGCGCTGGCTGGTTGTACCGCAGCGGGCGCAGTGGCCGGCGGCGTGGCCGGCCATGAACTGACCGACGGCAGCACGGCCGGTACCATCGGCGGTGCCGTGGTTGGCGGCGTGATCGGGCACGAACTGGGCAAGTAA